From the Maioricimonas rarisocia genome, one window contains:
- a CDS encoding SPOR domain-containing protein — translation MRIGLSVPLLICLTVSSVLPAATAHAARIEAVQGKRYQLGKQHGPWMILVASFHTTASDGKTVKGKTPDQAADELVYELRKKGIPAYVFERTPDNEVITTVDRAGRDDRRKNLRRVAATCVIAGNYPSIDNETAQQTLAWIKKFRPRSLEDGVVYQPTPGRPGPLSGAFLTINPLLSAEEVAQRRRDPLLAQLNSGVRHSLLDADGDFTLVVATFSGKSVTQVGKAQGITLDGFLKDNDLDAAAMQAQQLAIALRDNEGIDAYVWHDRFQSVVTVGSFDSPRDPKIRLFYQKFAATQEVVGDQNTPSVKVQFLAIDGNGRKLDPAKVNPAQMDSRVKLWAFDPNPQLMRIPKWR, via the coding sequence ATGCGCATCGGCCTGTCCGTGCCACTGCTGATCTGCCTGACCGTTTCGAGTGTTCTCCCGGCCGCCACCGCCCATGCCGCCCGCATCGAAGCGGTCCAGGGCAAGCGATATCAACTGGGAAAGCAGCACGGCCCCTGGATGATCCTGGTGGCCAGCTTCCACACGACCGCCTCCGACGGCAAAACGGTCAAGGGGAAAACGCCCGACCAGGCCGCCGACGAACTCGTCTACGAGCTGCGAAAGAAGGGCATCCCGGCCTACGTCTTCGAACGGACGCCCGACAACGAGGTGATCACGACCGTCGACCGCGCCGGACGGGACGATCGCCGCAAGAACCTCCGCCGCGTCGCTGCCACCTGCGTGATCGCCGGCAACTATCCGTCGATCGACAATGAAACGGCCCAGCAGACGCTCGCCTGGATCAAGAAGTTCCGCCCCAGGAGCCTCGAAGACGGGGTCGTCTACCAGCCGACGCCCGGCCGTCCCGGACCGCTCAGCGGTGCGTTCCTGACAATCAACCCCCTTCTCTCGGCCGAAGAAGTCGCTCAGCGCCGTCGCGATCCACTGCTCGCACAGCTCAACAGCGGTGTCCGCCACTCACTGCTCGATGCCGACGGCGATTTCACGCTGGTCGTGGCCACTTTCTCAGGGAAGTCGGTGACGCAGGTCGGCAAGGCCCAAGGCATCACGCTCGATGGATTCCTCAAGGACAACGACCTCGATGCCGCCGCCATGCAGGCCCAGCAGCTCGCGATCGCCCTGAGGGACAACGAAGGGATCGACGCCTACGTCTGGCACGATCGCTTCCAGTCGGTGGTGACCGTCGGATCGTTTGACTCGCCGCGTGATCCGAAGATCCGGTTGTTCTATCAGAAGTTCGCCGCCACGCAGGAAGTCGTCGGCGATCAGAACACGCCGAGCGTGAAGGTGCAGTTCCTCGCGATCGACGGCAACGGTCGCAAGCTCGATCCCGCGAAGGTGAATCCCGCGCAGATGGACAGCCGCGTCAAGCTGTGGGCGTTCGACCCGAATCCGCAGCTGATGCGAATCCCCAAGTGGCGCTGA
- the rph gene encoding ribonuclease PH — MRHDQRQPDDLRPITVERGFTRQSPGSVLIRAGRTTILCTASVDEDVPPWKKYEDPPTGWVTAEYNMLPGSTSPRKRRDRNKVDGRTTEIQRLIGRSLRAVVDFEALGARTITVDCDVLEADGGTRTLSITGGFIALVDAVTSIEDPGFDSRRVFTDSVAAISVGIVDSQILLDLDYSEDSIAQVDANIVMTGSGQFVELQGTAERGTFSDAELAAQLKMARAGIHQLTLLQQETLGDKWPLDTIREI, encoded by the coding sequence ATGCGTCACGACCAGCGGCAGCCCGACGATCTTCGACCCATCACCGTAGAACGTGGCTTCACGCGGCAAAGCCCGGGAAGCGTACTCATTCGCGCCGGTCGCACCACGATCCTCTGTACCGCCAGCGTCGACGAAGATGTCCCGCCCTGGAAGAAGTACGAAGATCCCCCCACCGGATGGGTCACCGCCGAGTACAACATGCTGCCCGGCAGCACGTCGCCCCGCAAACGTCGCGACCGCAACAAGGTGGACGGGCGGACCACCGAGATCCAGCGGCTGATCGGCCGCAGCCTGCGGGCTGTCGTCGACTTCGAAGCACTCGGCGCGAGGACGATCACCGTCGATTGTGACGTCCTCGAGGCGGATGGCGGGACTCGCACGCTGAGCATCACCGGCGGCTTCATTGCCCTGGTCGATGCGGTCACCTCCATCGAAGATCCCGGCTTCGACAGTCGCCGCGTATTCACCGACAGTGTCGCCGCCATCAGCGTCGGAATCGTGGACAGCCAGATCCTGCTCGACCTCGACTACAGCGAAGACAGCATCGCTCAGGTCGATGCGAACATCGTGATGACCGGCAGCGGCCAGTTCGTCGAACTGCAGGGAACCGCCGAGCGGGGCACGTTTTCCGATGCGGAGCTGGCCGCCCAGTTGAAGATGGCCCGCGCCGGGATCCATCAGCTCACGCTGCTGCAGCAGGAGACGCTCGGCGACAAATGGCCTCTGGACACGATTCGCGAGATCTGA
- a CDS encoding M28 family peptidase, protein MYCTPATRVFPVLLTAVMISLGCGGAAPAPVVASGPWDNFRGNQAFEYLEQVCAIGPRISGTEGMRQQQELLQSHFEGLGAQVRYQGFDVAHPETGMPVRLQNMIVSWHPEAKQRVLLCCHYDTRPWPDRELLPHNRRKPFIGANDGGSGVALLMELGHHMASLKPRYGVDFVFFDAEELIYNSRRDKYFLGSEHFAQQYRDNPPPYRYEYGVLLDMVADRDFKVYYERNSLKYARSVTQSVWAAARAVGVREFVARPKHEVRDDHLPLNQIARIPTCDVIDFDYPYWHKRNDLPAACSPQTLEKVGRVMVYWLEHLPVSAGSRSR, encoded by the coding sequence ATGTACTGCACGCCAGCCACCCGCGTATTCCCTGTTCTGCTGACTGCCGTGATGATCTCCCTGGGGTGCGGTGGTGCCGCCCCGGCACCGGTTGTGGCCAGCGGACCGTGGGACAACTTCCGCGGCAACCAGGCGTTCGAGTACCTCGAACAGGTCTGTGCGATCGGACCGCGGATCAGCGGCACCGAGGGAATGCGGCAGCAGCAGGAACTGTTGCAGAGCCATTTCGAGGGACTGGGAGCCCAGGTGCGGTATCAGGGCTTTGACGTCGCTCATCCGGAAACCGGTATGCCGGTCCGGCTACAGAACATGATCGTCTCATGGCATCCCGAAGCGAAACAGCGGGTACTGCTCTGCTGTCACTACGATACCCGTCCCTGGCCGGATCGAGAGCTGCTGCCCCATAACCGCCGCAAGCCGTTTATCGGGGCGAACGACGGCGGCAGTGGCGTGGCACTGCTGATGGAACTGGGGCACCACATGGCGTCGCTCAAGCCGCGGTATGGTGTCGACTTCGTGTTCTTCGATGCCGAGGAACTGATCTACAACAGTCGCCGCGACAAGTACTTTCTCGGCTCGGAACACTTTGCCCAGCAGTATCGGGACAATCCGCCGCCGTACCGCTATGAGTACGGCGTGCTGCTCGACATGGTGGCTGATCGGGACTTCAAGGTGTACTACGAGCGGAACAGTCTGAAGTACGCGCGGAGCGTCACGCAGAGCGTGTGGGCGGCAGCGCGGGCCGTGGGAGTTCGCGAGTTCGTTGCTCGGCCGAAACACGAAGTTCGGGACGATCATCTGCCACTCAACCAGATCGCCCGCATCCCCACGTGCGACGTGATCGACTTCGACTATCCGTACTGGCACAAGCGGAATGATCTGCCGGCTGCCTGCTCGCCGCAAACGCTCGAAAAGGTCGGGCGCGTGATGGTGTACTGGCTCGAGCATCTGCCGGTGTCGGCCGGTTCGCGGAGCCGGTGA